From Brienomyrus brachyistius isolate T26 chromosome 18, BBRACH_0.4, whole genome shotgun sequence, one genomic window encodes:
- the LOC125712526 gene encoding glutathione hydrolase 7 isoform X1, whose translation MYSPGADAMAGYSSGGGATDTDAGQETTLGSAYSPVDYMSITSFPRLPEEDALPGENTLKSRKDEDNFLSEQETADPDLFLKSARLQRLPSSASDLASHDGTPLRETRRDPLAEDCSCRQDGLTVIITACLTFATGVTIALIVQIYFGDPQIFNQGAVVTDVAHCTSLGFEVLNKQGSSVDAAIASALCLGIIHPHTSGIGGGGVMLVHDIRRNESRVIDFRETAPSAIRQEMLQFGPAQKQGVFVGVPGTLSGLYQAHKLYGRMPWKEVVTMAADVARNGFNVTHDLAEALSNVKDSNVSERFRELFLPDGQPPLSGLFMKRLDLAAILDAVAARGVSEFYSGNLTQEMVAEVRANGGVLTEEDFSNYSTVLQQPVESLYQGHQVLVAPPPHAGVALITALNVLEGFNITSQVPRNITYHWTAEALKIALAMASGLGDPMFDSSISEVVAEMTSKSQAAIFRQLINDSQASPPEHYAPYYSMESGDVASQVMVMGPDDFIVSVMSSLNRPFGSGIVTSSGILLNSQMLDFSWPNKTNDPSQADPRNSVQPGKRPLSFLLPTVVRPSLGLCGTYVAVGSSNGDRALSGITQVLLNVLSFRKNLSDSLSYGRLHPQLKLNTLQVDSKFTEEDAHYLQLKGHIVQQVAVLSLVEGTRRTNDLIIGVKDPRSSDASAITMSMP comes from the exons ATGTACTCCCCGGGCGCCGATGCCATGGCCGGGTACAGCAGCGGCGGCGGCGCGACGGACACAGATGCGGGGCAGGAGACCACACTGGGCAGCGCTTATTCGCCGGTCGATTACATGAGCATCACCAGCTTCCCCAGGCTGCCTGAGGAAGACGCCCTGCCCGGGGAGAACACGCTCAAGTCCCGCAAAGATGAAGACAACTTTCTGAGCGAGCAGGAAACCG CAGATCCCGACCTCTTCCTGAAGTCGGCAAGGCTCCAGCGACTTCCGTCCTCGGCGTCGGACCTGGCCAGCCACGACGGCACTCCGCTGCGGGAGACTCGCCGCGACCCCCTGGCCGAGGACTGCAGTTGCCGACAGGACGGTCTCACTGTCATCATCACTGCCTGTCTCACCTTTGCAACTGGGGTCACCATCGCCCTTATCGTGCAGATCTACTTTGGAGATCCTCAG ATCTTCAATCAGGGCGCCGTGGTAACGGACGTGGCACACTGTACCTCTCTGGGGTTCGAGGTGCTGAATAAGCAGGGCTCCTCTGTGGATGCAGCCATCGCCTCCGCCCTCTGCCTGGGTATCATCCACCCACACACATCTGGAATCGGCGG TGGAGGAGTGATGCTGGTTCATGACATCCGGAGGAATGAGAGCCGAGTCATTGACTTCCGTGAAACAGCGCCCTCTGCCATACGCCAAGAGATGTTGCAGTTCGGTCCAGCTCAGAAA CAGGGCGTCTTTGTGGGTGTACCGGGCACGCTGAGCGGACTGTACCAGGCCCACAAGCTCTACGGAAG aatgccatgGAAAGAAGTTGTCACCATGGCCGCAGACGTTGCCAGAAATGGATTTAATGTCACCCATGACCTTG CTGAGGCCTTGTCCAATGTGAAGGATTCCAATGTTTCGGAGAGATTCCGGGAGCTGTTCCTGCCTGACGGCCAGCCGCCCCTCTCGGGACTGTTTATGAAGCGCCTTGACCTAGCCGCCATTTTGGATGCGGTCGCAGCCCGTGGCGTGTCAGAGTTCTACAGTGGGAACCTGACACAGGAGATGGTTGCTGAG GTTAGAGCAAATGGGGGAGTTTTGACCGAAGAGGATTTCAGTAACTACAGTACTGTCTTACAGCAACCAGTGGAGAGTTTATATCAAG GACATCAGGTCCTAGTGGCACCCCCCCCTCACGCCGGAGTGGCGTTGATCACAGCCCTAAATGTCTTGGAGGGCTTCAACATCACCAGCCAGGTCCCCAGGAACATCACCTATCACTGGACTGCTGAG gcgcTGAAAATTGCTTTAGCCATGGCAAGTGGCCTTGGAGATCCCATGTTTGACTCCTCCATCTCAGAAGTGGTGGCTGAGATGACGAG caagTCCCAGGCTGCCATATTCCGCCAGTTGATCAATGACTCTCAGGCGTCTCCACCTGAACACTATGCCCCCTATTACTCTATGGAGAGCGGGGATGTGGCCAGCCAGGTGATGGTTATGGGACCAGATGACTTCATCGTGTCTGTCATGAG CTCCCTGAACCGGCCATTTGGCAGTGGGATCGTCACCTCCTCTGGGATTCTCTTGAACAGTCAGATGCTGGACTTCTCTTGGCCCAACAAGACCAATGATCCCTCCCAGGCCGACCCG AGAAACTCCGTTCAGCCTGGTAAGCGACCCCTGTCCTTCCTCTTGCCCACTGTGGTGAGGCCTTCCCTTGGGCTCTGCGGGACCTATGTTGCTGTGGGTTCCTCCAATGGGGACCGTGCTCTCAGCGGCATCACCCAG GTTTTATTGAATGTACTGTCTTTTCGCAAAAATCTGAGTGACAGTCTGTCTTATGGAAGGTTACATCCTCAGCTGAAGTTGAACACATTGCAAGTGGACT CGAAGTTCACTGAGGAGGATGCGCACTACCTCCAGCTGAAGGGACACATAGTGCAGCAGGTAGCAGTGCTGTCGCTGGTGGAGGGTACAAGACGGACCAACGACCTGATCATCGGGGTGAAGGACCCACGTAGTTCCGATGCATCCGCTATAACCATGTCCATGCCCTAG
- the LOC125712526 gene encoding glutathione hydrolase 7 isoform X2 has translation MYSPGADAMAGYSSGGGATDTDAGQETTLGSAYSPVDYMSITSFPRLPEEDALPGENTLKSRKDEDNFLSEQETDPDLFLKSARLQRLPSSASDLASHDGTPLRETRRDPLAEDCSCRQDGLTVIITACLTFATGVTIALIVQIYFGDPQIFNQGAVVTDVAHCTSLGFEVLNKQGSSVDAAIASALCLGIIHPHTSGIGGGGVMLVHDIRRNESRVIDFRETAPSAIRQEMLQFGPAQKQGVFVGVPGTLSGLYQAHKLYGRMPWKEVVTMAADVARNGFNVTHDLAEALSNVKDSNVSERFRELFLPDGQPPLSGLFMKRLDLAAILDAVAARGVSEFYSGNLTQEMVAEVRANGGVLTEEDFSNYSTVLQQPVESLYQGHQVLVAPPPHAGVALITALNVLEGFNITSQVPRNITYHWTAEALKIALAMASGLGDPMFDSSISEVVAEMTSKSQAAIFRQLINDSQASPPEHYAPYYSMESGDVASQVMVMGPDDFIVSVMSSLNRPFGSGIVTSSGILLNSQMLDFSWPNKTNDPSQADPRNSVQPGKRPLSFLLPTVVRPSLGLCGTYVAVGSSNGDRALSGITQVLLNVLSFRKNLSDSLSYGRLHPQLKLNTLQVDSKFTEEDAHYLQLKGHIVQQVAVLSLVEGTRRTNDLIIGVKDPRSSDASAITMSMP, from the exons ATGTACTCCCCGGGCGCCGATGCCATGGCCGGGTACAGCAGCGGCGGCGGCGCGACGGACACAGATGCGGGGCAGGAGACCACACTGGGCAGCGCTTATTCGCCGGTCGATTACATGAGCATCACCAGCTTCCCCAGGCTGCCTGAGGAAGACGCCCTGCCCGGGGAGAACACGCTCAAGTCCCGCAAAGATGAAGACAACTTTCTGAGCGAGCAGGAAACCG ATCCCGACCTCTTCCTGAAGTCGGCAAGGCTCCAGCGACTTCCGTCCTCGGCGTCGGACCTGGCCAGCCACGACGGCACTCCGCTGCGGGAGACTCGCCGCGACCCCCTGGCCGAGGACTGCAGTTGCCGACAGGACGGTCTCACTGTCATCATCACTGCCTGTCTCACCTTTGCAACTGGGGTCACCATCGCCCTTATCGTGCAGATCTACTTTGGAGATCCTCAG ATCTTCAATCAGGGCGCCGTGGTAACGGACGTGGCACACTGTACCTCTCTGGGGTTCGAGGTGCTGAATAAGCAGGGCTCCTCTGTGGATGCAGCCATCGCCTCCGCCCTCTGCCTGGGTATCATCCACCCACACACATCTGGAATCGGCGG TGGAGGAGTGATGCTGGTTCATGACATCCGGAGGAATGAGAGCCGAGTCATTGACTTCCGTGAAACAGCGCCCTCTGCCATACGCCAAGAGATGTTGCAGTTCGGTCCAGCTCAGAAA CAGGGCGTCTTTGTGGGTGTACCGGGCACGCTGAGCGGACTGTACCAGGCCCACAAGCTCTACGGAAG aatgccatgGAAAGAAGTTGTCACCATGGCCGCAGACGTTGCCAGAAATGGATTTAATGTCACCCATGACCTTG CTGAGGCCTTGTCCAATGTGAAGGATTCCAATGTTTCGGAGAGATTCCGGGAGCTGTTCCTGCCTGACGGCCAGCCGCCCCTCTCGGGACTGTTTATGAAGCGCCTTGACCTAGCCGCCATTTTGGATGCGGTCGCAGCCCGTGGCGTGTCAGAGTTCTACAGTGGGAACCTGACACAGGAGATGGTTGCTGAG GTTAGAGCAAATGGGGGAGTTTTGACCGAAGAGGATTTCAGTAACTACAGTACTGTCTTACAGCAACCAGTGGAGAGTTTATATCAAG GACATCAGGTCCTAGTGGCACCCCCCCCTCACGCCGGAGTGGCGTTGATCACAGCCCTAAATGTCTTGGAGGGCTTCAACATCACCAGCCAGGTCCCCAGGAACATCACCTATCACTGGACTGCTGAG gcgcTGAAAATTGCTTTAGCCATGGCAAGTGGCCTTGGAGATCCCATGTTTGACTCCTCCATCTCAGAAGTGGTGGCTGAGATGACGAG caagTCCCAGGCTGCCATATTCCGCCAGTTGATCAATGACTCTCAGGCGTCTCCACCTGAACACTATGCCCCCTATTACTCTATGGAGAGCGGGGATGTGGCCAGCCAGGTGATGGTTATGGGACCAGATGACTTCATCGTGTCTGTCATGAG CTCCCTGAACCGGCCATTTGGCAGTGGGATCGTCACCTCCTCTGGGATTCTCTTGAACAGTCAGATGCTGGACTTCTCTTGGCCCAACAAGACCAATGATCCCTCCCAGGCCGACCCG AGAAACTCCGTTCAGCCTGGTAAGCGACCCCTGTCCTTCCTCTTGCCCACTGTGGTGAGGCCTTCCCTTGGGCTCTGCGGGACCTATGTTGCTGTGGGTTCCTCCAATGGGGACCGTGCTCTCAGCGGCATCACCCAG GTTTTATTGAATGTACTGTCTTTTCGCAAAAATCTGAGTGACAGTCTGTCTTATGGAAGGTTACATCCTCAGCTGAAGTTGAACACATTGCAAGTGGACT CGAAGTTCACTGAGGAGGATGCGCACTACCTCCAGCTGAAGGGACACATAGTGCAGCAGGTAGCAGTGCTGTCGCTGGTGGAGGGTACAAGACGGACCAACGACCTGATCATCGGGGTGAAGGACCCACGTAGTTCCGATGCATCCGCTATAACCATGTCCATGCCCTAG
- the LOC125712526 gene encoding glutathione hydrolase 7 isoform X3, producing MYSPGADAMAGYSSGGGATDTDAGQETTLGSAYSPVDYMSITSFPRLPEEDALPGENTLKSRKDEDNFLSEQETADPDLFLKSARLQRLPSSASDLASHDGTPLRETRRDPLAEDCSCRQDGLTVIITACLTFATGVTIALIVQIYFGDPQIFNQGAVVTDVAHCTSLGFEVLNKQGSSVDAAIASALCLGIIHPHTSGIGGGGVMLVHDIRRNESRVIDFRETAPSAIRQEMLQFGPAQKGVFVGVPGTLSGLYQAHKLYGRMPWKEVVTMAADVARNGFNVTHDLAEALSNVKDSNVSERFRELFLPDGQPPLSGLFMKRLDLAAILDAVAARGVSEFYSGNLTQEMVAEVRANGGVLTEEDFSNYSTVLQQPVESLYQGHQVLVAPPPHAGVALITALNVLEGFNITSQVPRNITYHWTAEALKIALAMASGLGDPMFDSSISEVVAEMTSKSQAAIFRQLINDSQASPPEHYAPYYSMESGDVASQVMVMGPDDFIVSVMSSLNRPFGSGIVTSSGILLNSQMLDFSWPNKTNDPSQADPRNSVQPGKRPLSFLLPTVVRPSLGLCGTYVAVGSSNGDRALSGITQVLLNVLSFRKNLSDSLSYGRLHPQLKLNTLQVDSKFTEEDAHYLQLKGHIVQQVAVLSLVEGTRRTNDLIIGVKDPRSSDASAITMSMP from the exons ATGTACTCCCCGGGCGCCGATGCCATGGCCGGGTACAGCAGCGGCGGCGGCGCGACGGACACAGATGCGGGGCAGGAGACCACACTGGGCAGCGCTTATTCGCCGGTCGATTACATGAGCATCACCAGCTTCCCCAGGCTGCCTGAGGAAGACGCCCTGCCCGGGGAGAACACGCTCAAGTCCCGCAAAGATGAAGACAACTTTCTGAGCGAGCAGGAAACCG CAGATCCCGACCTCTTCCTGAAGTCGGCAAGGCTCCAGCGACTTCCGTCCTCGGCGTCGGACCTGGCCAGCCACGACGGCACTCCGCTGCGGGAGACTCGCCGCGACCCCCTGGCCGAGGACTGCAGTTGCCGACAGGACGGTCTCACTGTCATCATCACTGCCTGTCTCACCTTTGCAACTGGGGTCACCATCGCCCTTATCGTGCAGATCTACTTTGGAGATCCTCAG ATCTTCAATCAGGGCGCCGTGGTAACGGACGTGGCACACTGTACCTCTCTGGGGTTCGAGGTGCTGAATAAGCAGGGCTCCTCTGTGGATGCAGCCATCGCCTCCGCCCTCTGCCTGGGTATCATCCACCCACACACATCTGGAATCGGCGG TGGAGGAGTGATGCTGGTTCATGACATCCGGAGGAATGAGAGCCGAGTCATTGACTTCCGTGAAACAGCGCCCTCTGCCATACGCCAAGAGATGTTGCAGTTCGGTCCAGCTCAGAAA GGCGTCTTTGTGGGTGTACCGGGCACGCTGAGCGGACTGTACCAGGCCCACAAGCTCTACGGAAG aatgccatgGAAAGAAGTTGTCACCATGGCCGCAGACGTTGCCAGAAATGGATTTAATGTCACCCATGACCTTG CTGAGGCCTTGTCCAATGTGAAGGATTCCAATGTTTCGGAGAGATTCCGGGAGCTGTTCCTGCCTGACGGCCAGCCGCCCCTCTCGGGACTGTTTATGAAGCGCCTTGACCTAGCCGCCATTTTGGATGCGGTCGCAGCCCGTGGCGTGTCAGAGTTCTACAGTGGGAACCTGACACAGGAGATGGTTGCTGAG GTTAGAGCAAATGGGGGAGTTTTGACCGAAGAGGATTTCAGTAACTACAGTACTGTCTTACAGCAACCAGTGGAGAGTTTATATCAAG GACATCAGGTCCTAGTGGCACCCCCCCCTCACGCCGGAGTGGCGTTGATCACAGCCCTAAATGTCTTGGAGGGCTTCAACATCACCAGCCAGGTCCCCAGGAACATCACCTATCACTGGACTGCTGAG gcgcTGAAAATTGCTTTAGCCATGGCAAGTGGCCTTGGAGATCCCATGTTTGACTCCTCCATCTCAGAAGTGGTGGCTGAGATGACGAG caagTCCCAGGCTGCCATATTCCGCCAGTTGATCAATGACTCTCAGGCGTCTCCACCTGAACACTATGCCCCCTATTACTCTATGGAGAGCGGGGATGTGGCCAGCCAGGTGATGGTTATGGGACCAGATGACTTCATCGTGTCTGTCATGAG CTCCCTGAACCGGCCATTTGGCAGTGGGATCGTCACCTCCTCTGGGATTCTCTTGAACAGTCAGATGCTGGACTTCTCTTGGCCCAACAAGACCAATGATCCCTCCCAGGCCGACCCG AGAAACTCCGTTCAGCCTGGTAAGCGACCCCTGTCCTTCCTCTTGCCCACTGTGGTGAGGCCTTCCCTTGGGCTCTGCGGGACCTATGTTGCTGTGGGTTCCTCCAATGGGGACCGTGCTCTCAGCGGCATCACCCAG GTTTTATTGAATGTACTGTCTTTTCGCAAAAATCTGAGTGACAGTCTGTCTTATGGAAGGTTACATCCTCAGCTGAAGTTGAACACATTGCAAGTGGACT CGAAGTTCACTGAGGAGGATGCGCACTACCTCCAGCTGAAGGGACACATAGTGCAGCAGGTAGCAGTGCTGTCGCTGGTGGAGGGTACAAGACGGACCAACGACCTGATCATCGGGGTGAAGGACCCACGTAGTTCCGATGCATCCGCTATAACCATGTCCATGCCCTAG